The Streptococcus viridans genome contains the following window.
GTCTTAACGTACTCCTTTTGAACCTTACCGTCTTTATTACGTCCAACTGGCGCTGATAATGTAACATCCACACCTTTGGCTGTTCCAACAAAGTCTGGTTCTGGAGTGAAGGTTACTTCACCTGTTGAAGGATTGATCGTGTATGTTCCTTCCCCTTCAACTGTTACAGATGGCGCATCCGTAGTAAGACCTGTAGCTGGGTCTACCAACTTAGCCGGGTATTCTGCACTTGGAGTGACTGCAATCTTGTCGCCATTTAAGTTAGTAGCAGTTGTATTAAAGGTAGGTGTTTCTTTTTGAGTTGCCCCTTGAACATCAGTCGATGTCTTGTCAACTCCTTCGATTTCAATAGGAGTAACTGTTGGAACGTATTGACCATCCATGGTATTTAACTGACCATTAATGTTTGGTTCTTGGTCTGGGAATTTTGTTGACCAACCCGTATCGTAACCATTGTTATCTACACGACGGATAGAGATACCATCTGCAGTTCCTAGGAAATTATCTTCTGGGATAAACTCAACGTCTACGTCTTTACCATTGGCAGTAATCTTGTATTTCCCTTGACCTGGTACGACATAGTAACCTTCAGCATCAAGAGTTGCACGGTTGCCATCTTTATCAACGATGTATGGTTCTACAGTTTCGTCGATGACTGCCTGAGAGTTACGGTCATACTTGTGTTCACCACGAGCTGTAAAGGTTACTGTTGCTGTTTGTTTAGTAGCTTGAGGACCAGAAGTTTCCTTGAATTCCCCTTTTGGTGGATGGGTGATTTGAGTCTTGAAGTCTTCTACTTCCCCTGAAAAGGCCATACCCGTTGGGCTTTCAATCTCAGTAGCTTTCTTAGCAATACGGACACGAGCACCAAGCTCGTTGACGCTAGGATCGATGTAAGTCTTGCTGTTTGCAAAGGTCAACTCAACAGTGCCATCTTGTGTGATTGTAGCGAGATTTGAGCGTTCATCCTCATCGAATTTACCATTTTGGTTAAAGTCTACCCAACCATAAATATGTGCTTCTGAAGCTCCATCCAAATGGGCTTGAACTGACATCTTGTAGTTACCTGGACGTGTACGGTCCATCTTGATCATCTCATTGGTTGTCCCTTTGAGTTCATCTGGAAGCAATTGGTTAATTCCTTCATCGGCCGTAGTTGCCTTATCATCACCGAACCAGTCAAGAGTCGTATTCTCATCCATATCTGGGCTTACGCTACCAAGATACGGTTGATTTACTTTAGCTCCAGTAACGCCATCTACAGTTGCAATGGTATGAACTGCCTTACCGTATGACTCAGGAGCATCCCCTTCATCAAGTGGGAAGAATCCTAGCATAGCAGACTGTTTACCACCCGAAGCGATGTAAAGTCCAACTTCAGAGGCACCACGTGTCATCACGAGTGGAACAGTATAATTACCTGCAGAAATGTTTGGTCCAAAGATACCAGTTCCTAGACCACCAGTTACTTGGTCAGGATTTCCGAAATATTTCCAAGCTACTGGTTTCTTTTCTGGTCCAACTTGATCAGAATCACGAAGTTGTCTTAGGTTAATGTTATTATATTTAGGTTTAGGTCCAAAAAGGTTCTCTGTATCTTGTGGTTCATAAGGTACAGAGGTGGCTGGTCTGGTAGACTTTTTCCATTCTCCAAGGTGCTGCCAACCTTGTCCGTTGGTAGTGAACATAACAAATTCACCAGGGTTAGCAGACTCCCCATCAGCCATAACAATAGCTGGCTTAACTTTCTTTCCACGGAAGGTTGCAGAGATTTCAAACTGAACTCCAATATTTCCACCATTCATAGCTGAACCCATGGTAGTCTTCTTGGCTTTCGTATCAACGTTTTCATGTCTAACTTCAGTCCAATTATTTTGAGCATCAGCGACAACGTCGGCTTCTTCGCCATCATTAAAAGCTTTTTTAGCCCCTGTTGAAGTAACACCCTTTACATATCCATTTTTTGCATTTGGATCATAGGTTGCTTTTTCAGCTTCTGTAGCCCCTTGCTCTTCCATCCGTTTTTTATAGATTTCAGTCGCTTGGAAAGGTTTCAAAGATTTAACTTTTACAGTGACTACATAGCCAGGCATGATTTCCTTGGTATAGGTTGCCCCAACTTGAAGAGCCAGTCTTTCTTCTAAATCTTTATCAGGAAATTGGTCATTTTTAGGAACAATGACTGTTTTTGCACCTGTCCAGTTGGCTACATCTCCAAAGTCCAACCAAGTAATCTGGCTAGTCATAGATTTGGCATCAAGATCTGTTGTAAATCCTGGTTTTTCAACTTTTGGAGTTGAAGTTGCGTCTTCAACGTCATCCCCAATCAAGCTTTCGTCATTAGCGTCTCCAACAGCACGACGAGTACGTTTACTACGTTTACCACCAGAAGTTTCTGCTGTCACAGCATTGTTTTCTGACGCTGGTGCTACGACACCTGCAGCCACTTCTTCTTTCTTATCTGTTGCAGCTGCTTCAGTTGCCTTGTTGTTAGGGTTTGTTGAAGCTTCTGTTGCTACAGGAGTAGCTACAGAAGCTTTATCTTCAGTAGTAGCTGTAGATGTTGGTTCTGTCGCTGCAGCTGGTGCTACACCTGCGGCAGTTACTGGAGCTTCAGCTTTATAAGTTGTAGCTGCAGTTGGAGCTTCACTTGTTGTAGTGGGTGCTTCAGTTGTCGTAGAAGCAGCAGCTTCTGTTGTTGTAGCAGGTTGAGCCCCTTCTTCTGTTGCCTTTGCAACAGTTGCTGGGTTCTCTGCGTTTTCTTCGGCTGCTACGCTAGACGCTGTACCAACCATAACGAGTGTTCCTAAAAGGACAGAGCAAACTCCGACATTCAATTTACGAATCGAAAATCTGCTAATGCGATCATTAAATAAATCTTTGCCCATATTTTCCTCCATAATTTTTTACAATTAATAAGCTAATTTATTGGCCTATATTTTAAACCTTATATATTCTATCAGATTAGTTAAAAATATCAAAGTGAAATGACTCAAAAAACTAATCATTTTTAAAATTTTTGATGATATTACTAATCATTAAATTTAAATAATAGGAAGTATGGTTCATTTTTATGAAAAAACTTAAACTTTCTTCCTATCTATATAGTGATTTTTTGTTTAAAGCCTAAATAGCCAAATCAAACTTCAATTGAGGTTTGACTGGATCATAATCTTCCAAAACAAAGTCCTCGGCTTTAATATCAAAAAAATTGGTGCCATCTGGTACATTCAATACCAAACGAGGCTGGCAATCAGATGGCTCGCGCCGAAGTAATTCTTCTGCCTGTTCGAATTGGTTATCATAGATGTGGAGGTTGTTAATAAAGTAAAAGAACTTGCCAACCTTCCAGCCAAAATGCTTGGCAATCATCATTTGAAGAGCCACGTATTGCATGGCATTGATATGGTGCGCTACCAACATGTCATTCGAACGTTGGGTCAAGGTCGCATCCAGATAGATTTCCCCATCGACACGACGTACATCAAACATGGTTTGAAAAGCACAAGGCAAGAGTCCTTCTGACTCTTCAAAGGCTTGGTAGTCCCATAGAGAAATGATATTACGACGATTCCAGGGATTGGCTTCCAGCTGTTTGAGAATTTTGTTGATGATGTCGTGCTTTTTAACGACAGCACCATAACGCTCTCCAATTGTTCCCGTATCTCCTACTTCCCAGTCGTTCCAGTAATGAACTTGGTACTTGTCGTTTAGGAGTTCCAGACTATTGGACTGGTCCTGGTAGATCCAGAGCAACTCTTTGATGGCTGACTTGATGGCAATAGGACGAAGAGTCGTAATAGGGAACTCGCCCTTGGCCAGATCGAACTCCATAAAAGCCCCAGTGATGTACTTGGAATTGGCAGTTGTGCCATCCTTGTACTTAGGCCGAGCCTGCTCAGACCAGACGCCTTCTTCCATAATTCTTCGAATATTTTCTTTAAAAAGGATATCTGCTTTTGTCATTAAACCTCCTTAGATACTTTAATACCTACATTATAACACAGGATAAATAAAAAGAGTTCTAAATAATACAATTTAAAACTCTTTCCGTATGATTCTATTGTAGGACAAGTGACGCAGCACCAATCACACCTGCATCATTTCCAAGATTAGCAAGCACCAGTTGGGTTGATGTCCGAACTTGTGGGAAGGTATTTTCATCAAAGACCTTTTGAACCCCATCCAAGAGGAATTGACCAGCTGCTGATACACCACCACCAATGACGATGTTGGCTGGGTTCAAGACACTAGCGATGTTGGCACAAGCAATACCCAAGTATTGAGAGAAATGACGGTAGACAATCAAGGCCAACTCATCTCCATCTTTAGCCAAATCAAAGACTGTCTTAGCTGTAACTTCTTCGCCATTATCAATGAGACGTTTCAAGGTCGCATCTCCTGCATATTCATCTGCATAGCGACGAGTCAAATTGACAATCCCGGTTGCTGAAGCTACGGTCTCCAAGCAACCTTTTTTACCACAGGTACAATCAAATGGACGATCGAAGTCTACTGTGATATGGCCAAGCTCACCAGCTACACCACCGGCACCGTGCAAGAGTTTTCCTTCCGCAACGATACCGCCACCAACACCAGTTCCAAGTGTCATGAAGACGACATCTGGTTGATTTTCACCAGCACCTTTCCAGCGTTCTCCAAGGGCAGCTACGTTGGCATCATTATCGATGAAGAAAGGAATTCCCAAGGCAGATTCAATATCTTTCTTGATGGGTTGTACGGTTTTCCAGTTGAGGTTGTATGCTCCAACGACAGTTCCTTCGAAGCGATCCACTGCACCAGGAGATCCCATCCCAATTCCAATAAAATCTTCTGCGGATAAGTTTAACAACTCCAAGTGGTGTTGAATGGAAGCGATGATATCAGGAACGATGTGGCTTCCTTCGTCAAGGATGTTGGTCTTGATAGACCACTTCTCTTGAATCTCTCCTTCTTGCGTTAAAATGGCAAATTTGACAGATGTTCCACCTAAGTCAATACCAATAATTTTTTTGGACATTTTATACTCCTTTGTTCCTATTCTCTTGACACTAGTATACCAAAATGTGAAAAGGGTTTCAATTGTTTTTCAAGAATTCTCTCAATTTCATTTGCAAAAAAAGAACCCTGTCTGCAAAAACACAGACAGATTTCTTTACTCTTCGTTATGTAGTTTTAAAAAGAGTCTCAAGGATTGAACGCCAATTATGAAAAAGAACAATCCCAAAATATGTAACAAGAAGACACTAATAGATAGAGGACTAACAATGAGAAACAATCCTGTAAACAGTTGAATCAACCCCCAAAAAGTAAACTTCTTGGATAATTCTTCAGATCGTTTGGAAAGATAGTGAGCCTTACGCAAACTCAAAGCAGACTTATATAAGAGCCAAATTCCAAGTGTGATCGGAAAGACAATCGGCAAGGTCTTGTAGCCATATAGCAAGAGATAGACTGCAAAGACTAGCGAGACCACACTTTGAAATAAATAGGGATCCGACAAGGTCGCTTGAGCCCGTAGACGATAGTAACGTGATAAGCGCGAAACTGAAATCAAGAAAAAGCCCAGAGAAATCAACCAACTAAAGGTGGCAATTTTTTCGATTGGATTCACAAAGAGAATAAAACCAATGCCACAAAATAAAAATGATGACAATAACAGACTGTATTTGCTAATATGATGCATTCTTCCTCCTTTAGTTTTCTGCCAACTCACTCAAGTACTCATACCGTTCATACTTGGCTAAGAGCCGCTCGTTTTCTTCATCCATCTGACGTTGGAGACTAGCCAACTTACCGAAGTCAGAACCATTCTCATTCATCTCATCCTCGATGGTTGCAATCTTGTTTTCGATCTCTTCGATCTCACTCTCAATGGTCGCCCACTCCTGCTTTTCCTGGTAGCTCATCCGTTTCTTTTCTTCCCGGACTTTGACTACCTTTTCTTTTTCAGGTTTGCTACTTTCAGCAACCATTTCTAACTCAAACTTTTTCTCATCTAAGTAATCCGTATAATTTCCAAAGAATTCGCGGATGCCACCATTTTCAAAAGCTAAAATTTTTGAAGCAACCTTATCTAGAAAATAACGATCGTGGCTAACGGTAATGACTGGTCCACCAAAGCCTTGTAGGAAGTTCTCTAACACTGTCAAGGTCGCGATATCCAAATCATTGGTCGGTTCGTCCAAGAGCAAGACATTTGGTTTTTCGATGAGAAGTTTCAAGAGATAAAGACGCTTCTTCTCCCCACCAGAAAGTTTTTCAATCAAGGTGCCATGGGTCGAACGCGGAAAAAGAAATTGTTCCAGTAGCTCCGCAATCGAAGTAGATCCTGCACTAGTCTTGACTTCTTCTGCTACCTCCTGCAGGAAGTTAATCATCCGCTTACTTTCATCTAAACCTTCGATCTGCTGCGAGAAGTAAGCAATTCGTACCGTTTCTCCGATAACGACCTTTCCAGCAGTCGGTTGGAGTTTCCCGGCAATCAGATTGAGCAGGGTTGATTTCCCAACACCATTATCACCCACAATTCCAATCCGATCCTTGTTTTGAACCAGTAGGTTAAACTGCTGCAGAATCGGCCCTTGGTCATAGGCGAAATCGACATCTTGAAATTCAATGACTTTCTTACCGATCCGACTAGTTTCAAAAGACATTTCCAAATCTGTTTCTGTCGTCTGATGGGATAGATCCTTCTTGAGGTCGTGGAAGCGATTGATCCGCGCCTGTTGCTTGGTAGCACGCGCTTGCGGTTGCCGACGCATCCAGGTTAATTCTTGCTTATAGAGTTGCTGCTTCTTGTGAAGAAGAGCCGCATCTCGTTCGTCCTGCTCAGCTTTCAAGCGGACATAATCCTGGTAGTTCCCTTGGTATTCAACTAAACCAGCGCGATCCAGCTCAAAAATACGAGTTGAAATATTGTCCAAGAAATAACGGTCATGGGTAATGAAAAGAACGGTTTTCTTAGAGT
Protein-coding sequences here:
- a CDS encoding ABC-F family ATP-binding cassette domain-containing protein, producing MSDFIVEKLTKSVGDKTVFKEISFIIHELDRIGLIGVNGTGKTTLLDVLSGRSGYDGDRSPFSAKNDYKIGYLTQEPQFDDSKTVLDTVLSEDVKELQLIRQYELLTSQYDESQQVKLEKVMAEMDSLNAWEIESQVKTVLTKLGIQDLSAKVGSLSGGLRRRVQLAQVLLGDHDLLLLDEPTNHLDIDTIEWLTNFLKNSKKTVLFITHDRYFLDNISTRIFELDRAGLVEYQGNYQDYVRLKAEQDERDAALLHKKQQLYKQELTWMRRQPQARATKQQARINRFHDLKKDLSHQTTETDLEMSFETSRIGKKVIEFQDVDFAYDQGPILQQFNLLVQNKDRIGIVGDNGVGKSTLLNLIAGKLQPTAGKVVIGETVRIAYFSQQIEGLDESKRMINFLQEVAEEVKTSAGSTSIAELLEQFLFPRSTHGTLIEKLSGGEKKRLYLLKLLIEKPNVLLLDEPTNDLDIATLTVLENFLQGFGGPVITVSHDRYFLDKVASKILAFENGGIREFFGNYTDYLDEKKFELEMVAESSKPEKEKVVKVREEKKRMSYQEKQEWATIESEIEEIENKIATIEDEMNENGSDFGKLASLQRQMDEENERLLAKYERYEYLSELAEN
- a CDS encoding DUF308 domain-containing protein; translated protein: MHHISKYSLLLSSFLFCGIGFILFVNPIEKIATFSWLISLGFFLISVSRLSRYYRLRAQATLSDPYLFQSVVSLVFAVYLLLYGYKTLPIVFPITLGIWLLYKSALSLRKAHYLSKRSEELSKKFTFWGLIQLFTGLFLIVSPLSISVFLLHILGLFFFIIGVQSLRLFLKLHNEE
- a CDS encoding thymidylate synthase; its protein translation is MTKADILFKENIRRIMEEGVWSEQARPKYKDGTTANSKYITGAFMEFDLAKGEFPITTLRPIAIKSAIKELLWIYQDQSNSLELLNDKYQVHYWNDWEVGDTGTIGERYGAVVKKHDIINKILKQLEANPWNRRNIISLWDYQAFEESEGLLPCAFQTMFDVRRVDGEIYLDATLTQRSNDMLVAHHINAMQYVALQMMIAKHFGWKVGKFFYFINNLHIYDNQFEQAEELLRREPSDCQPRLVLNVPDGTNFFDIKAEDFVLEDYDPVKPQLKFDLAI
- a CDS encoding ROK family glucokinase, with amino-acid sequence MSKKIIGIDLGGTSVKFAILTQEGEIQEKWSIKTNILDEGSHIVPDIIASIQHHLELLNLSAEDFIGIGMGSPGAVDRFEGTVVGAYNLNWKTVQPIKKDIESALGIPFFIDNDANVAALGERWKGAGENQPDVVFMTLGTGVGGGIVAEGKLLHGAGGVAGELGHITVDFDRPFDCTCGKKGCLETVASATGIVNLTRRYADEYAGDATLKRLIDNGEEVTAKTVFDLAKDGDELALIVYRHFSQYLGIACANIASVLNPANIVIGGGVSAAGQFLLDGVQKVFDENTFPQVRTSTQLVLANLGNDAGVIGAASLVLQ